One Nostoc sp. CENA543 genomic window, CTAAAGATTCAACACCAAGCAACCTTAACAACAAGAAGTAACAATGATAGAAAAAATTTTGCTAGCGGTTTCTGGATTAGGACACGCTGAAGAAATGCTCAAAACTTTAAAGGAAGTACCGTCAATCAAAGATGCAAAAGTGACGGTTCTGCACGTTGTTCCTCCCCAAAGCACTTCAGCCGCCATGACAGATAAATGGGAAGAAGGCGGTAAGATTCTCGCGAATGCTATTCAAACCTTGAATTTAGATCCCTCCCAAGTATCTTCTATTTTGCGTCAAGGTGATCCTAAAGATGTGGTTTGTCAAGTAGCTGATGAAATCGATGCTGACTTAATCATTATGGGTTCACGGGGACTCAAACGTCTGCAATCAATTTTATCAAACTCGGTGAGTCAGTATGTTTTCCAACTGTCTTCTCGCCCCATGTTGCTGGTTAAGGATGACATTTATGTTAAAAGAATTAAGCGCATCATGGTGGCAATGGACAACTCTGATGCAGCTAAACACTGCTTAAATTTGGCTTTATTCTTATTACGGGGTATTCAAGGTAGTCAACTAATCTTAGCTAATGTTACTACTGATTTGCGTGGTAAAACTTCCGAAGTCACAGAAATTACTCCCGACAAGAATCCAATTTTAGCCGCAGCAGTCGCAGAAGCGCAAAAATACGGAGTGTCAACTCGCTGCTATATCAGTAGTGGCAGACCTGGAGAAGAAATTTGTCGCCTCGCAGAAGATTTGAGTGTAGACCTACTATTACTGGGTTCGCCCGATCGCCGTCCATCCGTAGCCAAGAGTTTTGTCGATATCGATAGACTCATCGGTGCTTCCTTGTCAGACTACGTGCGTGTCAATGCTACTTGTCCTGTCTTATTAGCGCGTACCAGTGGCGCATAAAATTTGAGGTTGAGGACTGTTAATTAATTTGTCATCAATAAAAACCCCTGTACCATTCGGCAACAGGGGTTTTTTACTTGGAACAAAAAATGATCAAGTATCTTTTTTACCTTCGCGGCTGGCAGTTTGAATGTAAAGAATTATTAAAAATACAGAGGGAACTAAGACGAACAGAATGCTCGCTACGAACCCCAGGTCATTAACTTGCATGGCAAAGAAGCCTCACTTTAATTTCCAGTCAACAATTTTAGGATAGCATCATCAACGCCTGTGTTAGCTCTTTTTTTTACTGACTTCACTGCCAAGACTGATGTCAAGAAAAATCAACAATATTAAGGCTTAGTTACCACGCTGACAGGGCCATTAACTAAAGTTTGACAAGCAAGACGATAATTGGCGGGTTTTTTCTTCAACATCCGGTTTTCTACGGCTGTGGGAGTAGAAAGATTTTCGATTCCTTCTACTATTTCGACGATACAAGTACCGCAGTTACCACCGCCACCGCAATTTGTGAGTTTGCCAATAATTTTATAGATGTCAACTCCATTTTCTATTGCTTTGAGCCGCAAATTTGCACCATCTGCTGCTATGACTTCCTTATTTTCTTTGACAAATTTGATGTTACC contains:
- a CDS encoding universal stress protein, with the protein product MIEKILLAVSGLGHAEEMLKTLKEVPSIKDAKVTVLHVVPPQSTSAAMTDKWEEGGKILANAIQTLNLDPSQVSSILRQGDPKDVVCQVADEIDADLIIMGSRGLKRLQSILSNSVSQYVFQLSSRPMLLVKDDIYVKRIKRIMVAMDNSDAAKHCLNLALFLLRGIQGSQLILANVTTDLRGKTSEVTEITPDKNPILAAAVAEAQKYGVSTRCYISSGRPGEEICRLAEDLSVDLLLLGSPDRRPSVAKSFVDIDRLIGASLSDYVRVNATCPVLLARTSGA
- the psbM gene encoding photosystem II reaction center protein PsbM translates to MQVNDLGFVASILFVLVPSVFLIILYIQTASREGKKDT
- a CDS encoding 2Fe-2S iron-sulfur cluster-binding protein, translated to MGNIKFVKENKEVIAADGANLRLKAIENGVDIYKIIGKLTNCGGGGNCGTCIVEIVEGIENLSTPTAVENRMLKKKPANYRLACQTLVNGPVSVVTKP